In Panicum virgatum strain AP13 chromosome 4N, P.virgatum_v5, whole genome shotgun sequence, a single window of DNA contains:
- the LOC120668743 gene encoding polyamine oxidase 4-like, translating to MESYALFDKDGNQVPKDTVDKVGGTFERILEETVKVRDAQEHDMPLLQAISIVFERHPHLKLDDQVVQWCVSRLEAWFAADANEISLKNWDQERVLTGGHGLMANGYCPVIESLARGLDIKLNQRLWPRRSLSLHECVQFTLQRPQVCLVLPLLLHT from the exons ATGGAAAG CTATGCTCTCTTTGATAAGGATGGCAATCAGGTCCCAAAGGATACAGTCGATAAAGTTGGAGGAACATTTGAAAGAATTCTTGAAGAG ACAGTGAAAGTGCGTGATGCGCAGGAACATGACATGCCCCTTCTACAGGCAATTTCAATTGTGTTTGAGAGGCACCCCCATCTAAA GCTAGATGATCAGGTCGTGCAATGGTGTGTCAGCCGGCTCGAGGCATGGTTTGCTGCAGATGCAAATGAAATATCTCTCAAAAACTGGGATCAG GAGCGTGTTCTTACTGGTGGTCATGGGCTGATGGCAAATGGGTATTGTCCTGTTATTGAGTCTCTTGCTCGAGGTCTTGACATCAAGCTTAATCAAAG GCTGTGGCCGAGGAGAAGTTTAAGTCTGCATGAATGCGTACAATTCACTCTGCAACGTCCTCAAGTCTGCTTAGTGCTGCCCCTGCTATTACACACATGA